The window ttttctttctattttttgacATAGAAAGAAGATTCCCTGCGCCTGTTTATTATGATGTCTCGGCAAAGTCAGTTATTTACATTGCTTAAGAGAAGGTTTCATTCACCGTCTAATGATGCCCCAACAGAAACCTTAAGAAAGAAGTTAGCCGATTTACAAAAAAGTAAGAAGCGAAGGAACCCAACAAAGAACCAGTTTCTAGTTGAAGTTCCAGAATCAAGATCTTATTTGGACACAGCAACGATGCCTATGTTCCTCGCCGTTGTCGGTATTGCATTGTTTGCAAAGGTGTTAATGATGGTAAGCTTTCCTATATCATCTCTTTATGAGTGTGTCTTCCTTTTTAATGACTTAGCATCTGTTAAGTAGATGTGGCTTTGTAATTGAGCCGTTACTCTGCTTTATAATTTCTTTGTGGAATTGAGCGATTAGATAAGGATATATCCTGAGGAAATTGCTGTTTCTTATTATTGGTTTGTTGTTAGATTGATGATTCAAAATCGCAAGAAATGATTGAACGCAAGATAAAGAATGCACCACCGGGGCAAGGCACAGTGCGGATGATCGAACGTGAGGAGTGGGATGAGTTTAGAGAAGTAAGGCCAAGAACACCTTTTGAGTCCAAGCTTGCTCGCCCAAATGCACAAATAAGAACTGGAGAACCTGTGCGCAAGGTAAAAAAACCTCTATTCAATCATCGAACCTTACTGTATTTTGCTAGTTCATATCGTCGTTTGATGATCAGACTTCTTacttgtttcctttttcatcAGGATGACTTGAAAAACTGGACAATAGACGTGCTAACAGATGGGCTT is drawn from Camelina sativa cultivar DH55 chromosome 1, Cs, whole genome shotgun sequence and contains these coding sequences:
- the LOC104790381 gene encoding uncharacterized protein LOC104790381: MMSRQSQLFTLLKRRFHSPSNDAPTETLRKKLADLQKSKKRRNPTKNQFLVEVPESRSYLDTATMPMFLAVVGIALFAKVLMMIDDSKSQEMIERKIKNAPPGQGTVRMIEREEWDEFREVRPRTPFESKLARPNAQIRTGEPVRKDDLKNWTIDVLTDGLARTQESVRRGSS